From Myxococcus stipitatus, one genomic window encodes:
- a CDS encoding SDR family oxidoreductase gives MGRYSGKKAVVTGGTAGIGLATVKALLGEGAEVLLSGRNAQGLEAARRELGPRAHVARSDTASLTDIDALASRVKEALGEVDLVVVNAGYAKLGMFAGVTEAEYDQTFGVNTKGAFFTAQKLAPLVREGGAFVFVTSVADESGYPGMSAYAGSKAAVRSFVRVLGSELLPRGIRVNALSPGFTKTPTLGVHGATPEEVAAFEKEGEHVTPMKRIGSADEVARAALFLGFEATFTTGAELPVDGGLSQL, from the coding sequence ATGGGCAGGTATTCGGGGAAGAAGGCCGTCGTCACCGGAGGGACGGCGGGCATCGGTCTGGCGACGGTGAAGGCGCTGCTCGGGGAGGGCGCGGAGGTGCTGCTCTCGGGCCGCAACGCGCAAGGGCTGGAGGCCGCGCGCCGCGAGCTGGGCCCGCGCGCGCACGTGGCGCGGTCCGACACGGCGAGCCTGACGGACATCGACGCGCTGGCCTCGCGAGTGAAGGAGGCGCTGGGCGAGGTCGACCTCGTGGTGGTCAACGCGGGGTACGCGAAGCTGGGGATGTTCGCGGGGGTGACGGAGGCGGAGTACGACCAGACGTTCGGCGTCAACACCAAGGGCGCGTTCTTCACGGCGCAGAAGCTGGCGCCGCTCGTCCGGGAGGGCGGCGCCTTCGTCTTCGTCACGTCCGTGGCGGACGAGTCCGGATATCCGGGCATGAGCGCGTACGCCGGTTCGAAGGCGGCGGTGCGCTCCTTCGTCCGGGTGCTCGGCTCGGAGCTGCTGCCCAGGGGCATCCGCGTCAACGCGCTGAGCCCGGGCTTCACGAAGACGCCGACCCTGGGCGTCCACGGCGCCACGCCGGAGGAGGTCGCCGCCTTCGAGAAGGAGGGCGAGCACGTCACGCCGATGAAGCGCATCGGCTCCGCCGACGAGGTGGCCCGGGCGGCGCTGTTCCTCGGCTTCGAGGCCACCTTCACCACCGGCGCGGAGCTGCCCGTCGACGGCGGCCTGTCGCAGCTCTGA